The window CACGCACACAGCCGCCGACGGCATACGCTTCATAGCCATGCATCTGCAGATTATTGATAATCAGAATAACTTTTCCTGGCAACTCTATCTTCATGTAAAACTTCCTTTCCAAAGGGAAGTACGTAAAGGGGGAGGGCAAAGGGGACTGTCCCCTTTGCAAAAGGGACTGTCCCCTTTGCGCACCATTTTCAGAATTGTTTTATAATTTCCTGTTCACGTTTTTGACAAGTAAATATTATAACTTGTCTTTGCTGTTCGCTCAACCATTTTAAAGTAGATTTTAGTCTTTTTTCGTCATAAAATACAAAAGTATCATCAAGAATAAGAGGAACTTTCTCCTCATACAGCAGATCGGCCACGGCCAGCCTGAGTCCCAGGTATATCTGTTCAATGGTTCCACGGGACAGGCGGTCTGCCGGGATACTGCGGCCGTCTGAATATAAATTTATACTCAGTTTTTCATCAACTAAGAATTTTGTATACTTTCCCTCTGTTATCTGGGACAATATTTCAGACATTCTTTTATTCAGAATATTCCCGAAATTCTGGGTCATATTCCTGGAGGTTTCTATCAGCTTTTCCCGGGCTATTTCCAGCGCCTGAATGCTTTTTTGCAGGCTTTTGATTTTACCGTCGGGCGTTCCTATTTCCTCTAACTGCTCTTGAAGGTTTAAATACCTCACCTGTTTTTCCTTCCACTCTCCCCGGATTCTCTGATTCTCCCACTCAATCTTTTGTATGCTCTTGTCTCGGCCCTCGTCCGCAGGCTGCTCTGTCTCCCGGGGGATATTTGCCGCTCTATTCTGTTTTTCTTCAGATTGCCTTTCAATTCGGCGGCTCCTGCCTCTTACAAATTTTCCATAAATGCCGAAAGCAGAAACATTCCTTTGTGTCTGTGATCTAATCCGAAAATACTGTAAGGCACCGCCCCCTAGCAAGACCGCTCCCACTATTAGGAATAACCATGTCAAAATAAAGGCAGCCTTACCTACTATGGGCATGTCTGCCGAAATCAATGTATATCCAACTCCTGCTATTCCCGCTAAGATAATGCCTCCTGCCCCTGCGGCCATAAGGCTTTTCCATGTATGATTGTTGCCTCTGTCTGCCGACAGCTTTTTCTCATAAGAAATATCCTCTTTTAAATGGCATTCCCTTTGTAAATTATTTAATTTCTCTTGGTTATATAATAATTCAAGATGTAACTTTTCCATATCTTCGGACACATACTGGCTTTCTTGTTTCACCTTTTCTTTTTTCGTTTTCTGCTCGTCCGTCAATATTTTTATTTCCCGCTCAGCCTGTTTCTTCCGCTGAGCCAGTGTATTTAGAGTCCCTTCTAAGTCCACCACGCTGCTTCCCGTTTCATAAAAATTAGCGGCATAGTTTTTCAGCTCCCCCGCAAGCCCCATCCCAGGTTTAGCCGCCATTTGCCCAACAGCAACTGTATTTTCAAAACTCTCTGCCGTCATCCCTCCCAAAAGCATTTTTAAATCTCCATCCTCCACAGACAGCTGCTCACCGTCATCCTCACAGACTAAAGATACCTTTTTTGCATACTTATCAAACTGCCGCTCCAGCCTGAACCACTTGCCGCCACTTGTAAAGCGCATGGTCCCCGCATAATAATTGGGGTTCTCCCAAGGCTCATACCGGCTGAACTCATCGTTGAGGGCGGCTCTGCCTCTTCCCCTCTCCATGCCAAAAAGCATAGCTTTTATAAATGCGTAAACTGTAGATTTTCCATATTCATTTTCGCCATAAAAGATATGGATTCCTTTGTCTATAATAAAATGTTTATCCGTAAATTTGCCAAAATTCTTTATATATAATTCTCTGATTTCCATACTTGCCAAATACCCGCTGAATTTGAAACAAACCTCTTTATCTCCTGAAAATATGTCTAAAATTATACTATTGGTATCTCTTCAATTCAGAGATGATTTTCAAGCAATGCCTGAACGCCCTCCTGCAAGGCCTGCCGCTCAATGCTCCCATCCTCACACGCCCAAAACCTCTCTATATATTTCCCAATAATATTTTCCTTGTTTTCAACATATAGCTTCTGATAATTATAGGCAGGCTGCGTTTCATCTGCAATTTCCAGAATATTTCCATATATATCCATATTGTCTGTATCAAATACTATTTCCGGATCCCTCAGACCCCTTAAAACAAGTTTATAAATATTGTGGATTCCCCGTTTTTCTACAGCATCCCTGACAGAGTCTCCAACGCCTCCACTGCTCATTGACTCCTGCACCCTAAACGCCAGATGAATGTATTCTCTGGAAGCAAAGGGTACAAACTCTGCATATGTCCCGGCCGGGGAAATTTCACCGCTAATATAACCATGGCGTCCGGTGTCATTTATGTCAACCGGCTCTAAAGCACCTGCGTAAGCCGCATGGTTTTCCATAAGTATGGCAGGTTTGTGGATATGCCCCAGGGCAATATAGTCAAACCCGGATGTTTCTAATGCTTCCTTTCTCAAGGGGATATGCTTTTCATCTCCGCCATGAGCCAGCATTATCTCATACCTGTACTTTCCAGGGGCCTTTACATTACAGCATTCCTCTGTTATTTGTCTGCTGTGATAACTAAATCCATATACAGCCAGCTCAAACCCTAGGATTTCCACACATCCCATCTTAGCTCCGAGCAGCGGATAAACATTCTCATTCCACTTAAATGTACAGTAATAAGAATCTTTTCTCACATAGTCATGATTACCTGCAATAAAAACAACCCTGGTATGCGTCAATTTAGAAAACAGATAGTTGACCTCCTTAAGCTCCCGCAAAAGCGGCTGCCTATGGAACAAATCACCTGCAATCAGCAAAACATCCACATGCTGTACTTCACACAAATCAATAATCCGGGCAAATGTATCCCAAAGCTCCTGAGGCCTTTTGGCACTATATGCAGTGCCAGCCTCCGGCTGGGCCCCCAGATGCACGTCGGCAATATGGATAAACCTCATATAAACCTCCATTTTGGTACAGGTCTAAAGTCAATTGGGGACGTAACCCTTTTGCACTTTGTTACGTCCCCAACCACCTAAAGTTCACAATTATTAACAGTTCTCGGGAATGGCACTACATCACGAATGTTAGACATTCCTGTCAGATACATCACGCACCTGTCAAATCCCAATCCAAATCCTGCATGTCTCGTGGAACCGTATTTTCTCAGATCTAGATAGAATTTATAATCCTCTTCTTTAAGGTCAAGCTCTGCCATCCTCTTTTGCAGTTTCTCGTAATCGTCTTCTCTCTGGCTTCCGCCGGTAATTTCTCCGATACCGGGTACCAGGCAATCCACTGCCGCAACGGTTTTTCCGTCATCGTTTAATTTCATATAAAATGCTTTGATTTCTTTTGGATAATCGGTTACGAATACCGGACGCTTAAATATTTCCTCTGTGAGATAGCGCTCATGCTCTGTCTGCAGATCAGCTCCCCAGGACACTTTATATTCGAATTTATCATTGTTCTTTTCCAGAAGTTCTACAGCCTGGGTGTAAGTTATTCTCGCAAAATCTGACTCTGCAACATTTTTAAGTCTGTCAATCAGGCCTTTATCCACAAAAGAATTAAAGAAATTCATTTCTTCCGGTGCATGTTCCATCACGTAAGCTATGATATATTTCAGCATATCTTCCGCCAGGTCCATATTATCATTCAAGTCAGCAAATGCAATCTCAGGCTCAATCATCCAGAATTCTGCCGCGTGACGTGTAGTATTTGAGTTCTCTGCCCTGAATGTGGGGCCAAAGGTATAGATATTTCTGAATGCCTGGGCAAATGTCTCCCCGTTAAGCTGTCCGCTTACAGTCAGATTTGTCTCTTTGCCAAAGAAATCCTGGCTGTAATCTACCGTCCCGTCTGGCTTTTTGGGAACCTGGTCCATATCCAGCGTAGTCACCCGGAACATCTCCCCTGCTCCCTCGCAGTCACTGCCCGTAATCAGGGGTGTGTGTACATATACAAATCCCCTCTCCTGAAAAAACTGATGAATAGCGAAAGCAATCAGGGAACGGACACGGAATACAGCCTGAAAGGTATTTGTCCTAGGGCGCAAATGTGAAATTGTTCTAAGATATTCGAAACTATGTCGTTTCTTCTGTAACGGATAGTCCGGCGCCGACGCCCCTTCAACCACAACTTCCTCCGCCTGAATTTCAAACGGCTGTTTTGCCTGGGGGGTGGCGACAAGGGTTCCTGTCACAATCAAAGCCGCCCCCACATTTTGCTTTGAAATTTCCTCAAAATTATCCATTTTATCATGGTAGACAATCTGCAAGGGTTCAAAAAAAGAGCCGTCATTTACAACAATAAAACCAAAAGTCTTGGAATCCCGGATGCTGCGTATCCACCCTCCCACCGTTATCTTTTTGTCCAGATATTCCTCTCTGTTTTTAAACAATTCCCGAATCGTTATAAG of the Luxibacter massiliensis genome contains:
- a CDS encoding ATP-binding protein, producing MEIRELYIKNFGKFTDKHFIIDKGIHIFYGENEYGKSTVYAFIKAMLFGMERGRGRAALNDEFSRYEPWENPNYYAGTMRFTSGGKWFRLERQFDKYAKKVSLVCEDDGEQLSVEDGDLKMLLGGMTAESFENTVAVGQMAAKPGMGLAGELKNYAANFYETGSSVVDLEGTLNTLAQRKKQAEREIKILTDEQKTKKEKVKQESQYVSEDMEKLHLELLYNQEKLNNLQRECHLKEDISYEKKLSADRGNNHTWKSLMAAGAGGIILAGIAGVGYTLISADMPIVGKAAFILTWLFLIVGAVLLGGGALQYFRIRSQTQRNVSAFGIYGKFVRGRSRRIERQSEEKQNRAANIPRETEQPADEGRDKSIQKIEWENQRIRGEWKEKQVRYLNLQEQLEEIGTPDGKIKSLQKSIQALEIAREKLIETSRNMTQNFGNILNKRMSEILSQITEGKYTKFLVDEKLSINLYSDGRSIPADRLSRGTIEQIYLGLRLAVADLLYEEKVPLILDDTFVFYDEKRLKSTLKWLSEQQRQVIIFTCQKREQEIIKQF
- a CDS encoding metallophosphoesterase family protein, whose amino-acid sequence is MRFIHIADVHLGAQPEAGTAYSAKRPQELWDTFARIIDLCEVQHVDVLLIAGDLFHRQPLLRELKEVNYLFSKLTHTRVVFIAGNHDYVRKDSYYCTFKWNENVYPLLGAKMGCVEILGFELAVYGFSYHSRQITEECCNVKAPGKYRYEIMLAHGGDEKHIPLRKEALETSGFDYIALGHIHKPAILMENHAAYAGALEPVDINDTGRHGYISGEISPAGTYAEFVPFASREYIHLAFRVQESMSSGGVGDSVRDAVEKRGIHNIYKLVLRGLRDPEIVFDTDNMDIYGNILEIADETQPAYNYQKLYVENKENIIGKYIERFWACEDGSIERQALQEGVQALLENHL
- the asnS gene encoding asparagine--tRNA ligase, giving the protein MGLITIRELFKNREEYLDKKITVGGWIRSIRDSKTFGFIVVNDGSFFEPLQIVYHDKMDNFEEISKQNVGAALIVTGTLVATPQAKQPFEIQAEEVVVEGASAPDYPLQKKRHSFEYLRTISHLRPRTNTFQAVFRVRSLIAFAIHQFFQERGFVYVHTPLITGSDCEGAGEMFRVTTLDMDQVPKKPDGTVDYSQDFFGKETNLTVSGQLNGETFAQAFRNIYTFGPTFRAENSNTTRHAAEFWMIEPEIAFADLNDNMDLAEDMLKYIIAYVMEHAPEEMNFFNSFVDKGLIDRLKNVAESDFARITYTQAVELLEKNNDKFEYKVSWGADLQTEHERYLTEEIFKRPVFVTDYPKEIKAFYMKLNDDGKTVAAVDCLVPGIGEITGGSQREDDYEKLQKRMAELDLKEEDYKFYLDLRKYGSTRHAGFGLGFDRCVMYLTGMSNIRDVVPFPRTVNNCEL